A stretch of the Filimonas lacunae genome encodes the following:
- a CDS encoding FecR family protein, whose amino-acid sequence MRTETLLYSNGDNEQYPGIFSDGISKVKAYKNVHHTKAATYKWWVIGASTVALLSGAGYHWRSAIYNKMHPMVMQQLSTGVGQRKLISLSDGTQVWLGPATTLDYPQSFTRDVREMTVTGEAFIKVSSSTSRPFIIHANGVNTQTTDGHLTVQAYNNEAYVAVTLVKGNASVQVQDTVSASTTDAGQLPEGAAKQVALQANERAVFVKEENLIVKQKFASADKHMQARVNGTYEFWGMPANEVIKELSRQFQVPVELKGEYFNCKYYGELKANAPLDKFLKMFAESINATLTKENDTWVINSKGCQN is encoded by the coding sequence ATGAGAACTGAAACTTTGCTGTACTCCAATGGAGACAATGAGCAATACCCCGGAATTTTTTCCGATGGTATATCTAAAGTCAAAGCGTATAAGAATGTGCACCACACAAAAGCTGCTACATACAAATGGTGGGTGATTGGTGCCAGTACGGTAGCCCTTCTTTCGGGCGCTGGTTATCATTGGCGCAGTGCTATTTATAACAAAATGCACCCTATGGTAATGCAGCAGTTAAGCACCGGGGTGGGGCAACGTAAATTAATTAGTCTTTCCGATGGCACACAGGTATGGTTAGGACCTGCCACTACGCTGGACTATCCCCAGTCGTTTACCCGCGATGTGCGGGAGATGACTGTTACCGGGGAGGCTTTTATAAAAGTATCCTCTTCTACCAGCCGTCCGTTTATTATCCATGCCAACGGGGTAAATACACAAACCACCGATGGGCATCTGACCGTTCAGGCTTATAATAATGAGGCCTATGTGGCGGTAACGCTGGTAAAAGGCAATGCCAGCGTTCAGGTACAGGACACGGTATCTGCGTCCACTACCGATGCCGGCCAGCTGCCCGAAGGGGCTGCCAAACAAGTGGCATTGCAGGCAAATGAGCGTGCTGTATTTGTGAAAGAAGAAAACCTGATAGTAAAGCAAAAGTTTGCTTCGGCCGATAAGCATATGCAGGCGCGTGTAAACGGTACTTACGAGTTTTGGGGTATGCCGGCGAATGAAGTGATTAAAGAGCTGTCGAGGCAGTTTCAGGTGCCGGTAGAACTAAAGGGGGAATATTTCAATTGTAAATATTATGGCGAGCTGAAGGCGAATGCGCCACTGGATAAGTTTTTGAAAATGTTTGCCGAAAGCATTAATGCCACATTGACTAAAGAAAACGACACCTGGGTTATCAACTCCAAGGGTTGTCAGAACTAA
- a CDS encoding LytR/AlgR family response regulator transcription factor, with amino-acid sequence MTQDNISVLLIEDEEVWARTMQISLTEMGFEIAAIATNVAEALPALNALNYDIVLLDIHLNGANSGIEIGKMLHTNFHKPFIFVTSSLSTHSLQEAVTANPSAYLIKPINPASLFVTIHSAIHNFTQQKTVTEQSDDSYESFFIKQGNKYKKIDWKDVICLVSEKNYTRVLTARDQGEYLIRSSLQKALQFIIPAPLRGRFVQVNRAEVIQLSFVEELTGDVLKAGSKTFNITEAYHKEVKKSLNIIS; translated from the coding sequence ATGACGCAAGATAACATTTCAGTTCTACTAATTGAAGACGAAGAGGTTTGGGCCCGCACTATGCAGATAAGCCTTACTGAAATGGGATTTGAAATTGCAGCCATAGCCACCAATGTAGCCGAAGCATTACCCGCCCTGAATGCCCTTAATTACGATATAGTATTGCTGGACATTCACTTAAACGGCGCCAACAGCGGCATTGAAATAGGTAAAATGCTGCATACGAATTTTCATAAGCCTTTTATTTTTGTTACCTCCAGCCTTAGCACCCATAGCTTACAGGAAGCAGTAACTGCCAACCCATCGGCTTATCTTATCAAGCCTATTAACCCGGCATCGTTGTTTGTAACCATTCATAGTGCCATTCATAATTTCACCCAGCAGAAAACGGTTACGGAACAATCTGACGACAGTTACGAATCATTTTTTATTAAGCAAGGCAATAAGTATAAAAAAATAGACTGGAAAGATGTGATCTGCCTGGTTTCTGAAAAAAACTACACCCGCGTGTTAACCGCGCGCGACCAGGGCGAATATTTAATAAGAAGTTCGCTGCAAAAAGCGTTGCAGTTTATTATCCCTGCTCCCTTGCGCGGCAGGTTTGTTCAGGTGAACAGGGCCGAAGTGATACAACTGTCTTTTGTAGAAGAACTGACAGGCGATGTGCTAAAGGCAGGAAGCAAAACCTTCAACATTACAGAAGCCTACCATAAAGAAGTAAAAAAAAGCCTGAACATTATTTCCTAA